A section of the Paenibacillus odorifer genome encodes:
- a CDS encoding NAD kinase, which yields MRYYVLDRGDELSIKLAEQFHKLAAERDLQLDAESPEIVISIGGDGTMLHAFHTFIDQIPNLAFVGVHTGHLGFYADWQAEELPTLIDYMCGTGESEPQKPRIVKYPLIELEIHKKSGSSSHIALNEFTLKGVDGTIMIQIDINDVTFEMFRGDGLCISTPSGSTAYNKSLGGAMVHPSIEALQIAEIASINNRVFRTMGSPLLLPKHHHCDIFSCKNQRLLLTVDHNNIPVDDLISVRCQVSDKKVSFARYRPFPFWNRVREAFLV from the coding sequence TTGAGATATTATGTTCTGGACCGCGGTGATGAGCTGTCAATCAAACTTGCCGAGCAATTTCACAAGCTGGCGGCGGAGCGGGATTTGCAACTGGATGCCGAGTCTCCGGAAATCGTCATCTCGATAGGTGGAGACGGCACAATGCTGCACGCTTTTCATACCTTTATCGACCAGATTCCCAACTTAGCCTTTGTAGGTGTGCACACAGGACACCTCGGCTTCTATGCGGACTGGCAAGCAGAAGAGCTGCCCACCTTAATCGATTATATGTGCGGAACCGGTGAATCTGAGCCGCAGAAACCGCGTATTGTGAAATATCCATTAATAGAGCTGGAGATTCACAAAAAATCGGGATCTTCGTCTCACATTGCCCTCAACGAATTTACCCTTAAAGGGGTGGATGGAACTATAATGATCCAAATCGACATCAACGATGTCACCTTCGAAATGTTCCGGGGCGATGGACTTTGTATTTCAACTCCCTCTGGCAGTACAGCTTATAACAAAAGCCTAGGGGGCGCTATGGTTCACCCTTCAATAGAAGCGCTGCAGATTGCCGAAATCGCGTCTATTAACAACCGTGTATTCCGGACAATGGGCTCGCCGCTACTACTGCCAAAGCATCATCATTGTGACATTTTTTCATGTAAAAACCAGCGTTTGCTGCTCACCGTAGATCATAACAACATTCCTGTTGATGACCTGATTTCAGTACGCTGTCAAGTTTCAGACAAAAAAGTCAGCTTCGCAAGATATCGTCCGTTTCCGTTCTGGAACCGTGTCCGTGAAGCTTTCTTAGTCTGA
- a CDS encoding copper amine oxidase N-terminal domain-containing protein: MKKLLSLLSISLLALILAVPAFAASKPIDVYINGSKVSFTAGTPYLANNSVLVPFRVIFEKLGLQVLWDAKTGTVTGKSSNLAISLKIGSNRATVNGTVKKLTTAPVSSAGTTYIPLRFIAEATGGTAVWNSTSRSVQITTPVSKDKDEAAITALIRLSNKYFNEEKAISFYSLMDSESSNAESVADLNASFEIFDIKNTIESLEIIDITGDDATVYTLESSRRTGGAYTPDTEDEYMYTLVRKNGSWKISSVESQSSVILLTREQALKTAANIPQNDADAIKGNITKYYQAMNEQNPAAVLSTMTSYGEEYDTSLKEDLEDFFTSYDVTYTPSVSNIYYFSAKEAAIYVENKEKDASEEETFEQGTIFILSKSDSGVWTTDNTYSVYYKLVKS, from the coding sequence TTGAAAAAATTATTATCCCTCTTGAGCATAAGTCTTCTGGCCCTGATACTGGCGGTCCCGGCTTTTGCTGCTTCAAAACCGATTGATGTTTATATCAACGGCAGTAAGGTTTCCTTTACCGCAGGAACCCCTTACTTAGCGAACAATTCTGTACTTGTCCCTTTCCGGGTCATCTTCGAAAAGCTTGGACTGCAGGTGCTTTGGGATGCCAAGACTGGAACAGTAACAGGTAAAAGTTCAAATCTGGCGATCAGCCTGAAAATTGGCAGCAACCGTGCAACCGTTAACGGAACCGTGAAAAAACTGACCACCGCACCAGTCTCCTCAGCTGGCACTACATACATTCCTTTACGTTTTATCGCAGAGGCAACCGGAGGCACAGCCGTCTGGAATTCAACCAGCAGAAGCGTGCAAATTACCACCCCAGTATCCAAAGATAAGGACGAAGCAGCAATTACAGCATTAATCCGTTTGTCTAATAAGTATTTTAATGAAGAAAAAGCGATTAGCTTCTATTCCCTTATGGATTCAGAATCCTCTAATGCGGAGTCAGTGGCGGATCTCAATGCATCCTTTGAGATTTTTGATATAAAAAATACTATTGAAAGTTTGGAAATCATTGATATTACAGGCGATGACGCTACTGTTTATACATTGGAAAGCTCTCGTCGGACAGGTGGGGCCTATACGCCAGATACAGAGGACGAATACATGTATACACTTGTCCGCAAGAATGGAAGCTGGAAAATATCATCTGTGGAATCCCAAAGCTCCGTGATACTGCTGACTCGTGAACAAGCTCTAAAAACAGCAGCTAACATTCCTCAAAATGATGCGGATGCCATCAAAGGTAATATCACCAAATATTATCAAGCTATGAATGAACAAAATCCGGCGGCTGTTCTTTCCACCATGACTTCATACGGAGAAGAATATGATACCTCCCTTAAGGAAGATCTGGAAGATTTCTTTACTTCATACGACGTCACTTATACTCCAAGCGTTTCAAATATCTACTATTTTAGCGCCAAAGAAGCAGCTATTTATGTGGAAAACAAAGAGAAAGATGCCAGTGAAGAGGAAACTTTTGAGCAAGGCACTATCTTCATTTTATCCAAGTCGGATAGCGGG